The Thermomonospora amylolytica sequence CCGAGCGTCCGTTGGGCGAGGGGAGGTCCGAGCCGCCGTGCGGGGCCGCCGGTGGCCGCTCCAGGGGCAGGTCCGGCAGGCCGTGCGCGTGCGTTCCCCGTTCCGCGGCTTCGGCCGCCGTGTCGTGGGGAGGGAACACGCCCGGCGCCCCAGGGCCCGGGAAATGGGGCGGGGCTTCGTTGTGCCCGTTCGGGGAGAGCGGGTCCAGGCCGCCTGGCGGGGGCTCGACGCGGCCGTTCGGCATGGGCTCCGGATGCCCGTTCGAGGACCCCTCCGAGGGCCCGGAGTGCCCGTTGAGCGAGGGCAGGCCCGGAAGGGCACCGGGGGACAGGGGGTCCTGAGCGGGGTCGAAGGCGGCGAAGCCGGGCCTGCCGTGCGGGTCCGTGCCGTTGGGGGCGGGGAGGCCGTGCGGGGGGACGGCGTCGGCGGCGGCCTGCTCGGCGGTGCGGCGGGTGTGGTCGAGGCGGGCGATGGCGAGCGCGTCCAGATGCATCTCGCTGGGCAGGCCGGTGTTGATCGCCAGCGACCAGGAGGGGTCCGGCCAGGCGGCGGCCAGGGCCCCGAACGACAGACGGCGGTGCGGGGGCGGTGCGGTGGGGTCCTTGGGGCTGAGCGCCGCGGTCAGCGCCTCCGTGGAGGAGAACGCCAGCACGTACGTCGCCCCCCCGATGGTGGTGGTGACCAGCTCCGGCGCGCCCGGGCCCTGCGGCAGCGGCAGCACCAGGTCCGAGCGCAGCAGCAGGTCGAAGTAGGTCATGTGGTCGCCGCGCTGCTTGGCGTCGGTCAGCGCGAGCTCCAGCTCGCCGGGCGCGAACCCCGGTCCGGCCGGCGGCGCGGCGGGCCCGCGGTGGAGCCCGGGGGCGACCGCGTGCGGCCCGTCCTCCGGAAGCACCGGGGCCGACAGCACGGGGTCGGCGACCCGCGGGGCCACCGGGTCGGGGGTGGTGCGGCGCTCGGTCACCCGGGCCGGGTCGGCGGGGGAGATGCCGAAGCCGAGCAGCTCGATCAGGCCGTTGCCGTGCCGGTGGAACGACTCGTACACCAGGTCGGAGGGCCGTCGCACGCCCTGCACGTCGCGCAGCGCCTGCACCATCATGTCGGCCAGCCGGAAGTGGTCGCCCGGGGTGGCGTGCCCGGGCAGGTCGGTCCACCAGTTGCGCGGGGAGGGGTCGCCGGGCGGCTTCCAGCCGACCTCCCGCAGCACCTCCTCGTCGGCCGGGGTCAGCAGCAGCGGCCCCTCCAGGAAGTGGTTGCTGACCGCCTCCGCGTACAGCCGGTCCGGTTCCCGCATGGCCTGGACGTAGTGCCGGCTCTCGGCGCGCTCGCGGACGATGAGGATGGTGTCGCGATCGAGACCCGCCAGCTCACGGCCGAGGCGTTGGGCGAACTCGGACCACTCCAACAAGATCACTCCTCACTGGCCAGGGGGGCTCGCGAGTGATGGGGTCGGCTTCGTCGCGCGGGCAGGTCTGGGCACCCCCGAGAGATCCGATAATCGCCGTCTCGGCAGTCTCCTGCAAACCGGAGGTCACAGGGGTCGTCATGGCGCCGGTCACATCGGCGGGGGGTTGTGACGCAGCGTGTGCAGCGCGCGACGCAAGGCGTCGGGGTCGTCCCCGCACCGGGCCAGCACCTCGATCAGCCGGTGCAGGATCTGGTGCCGTTCCAGGCCCGCGTCCAGCAGCGCCTGCGCCGTCTCCCACAGTTGCGGCGGATCGCCGTTCCACAGCCGGACCGCCAGCCGCTCGTGCGCGTCCAGATGTTCGGGCGCCGCGCCGGGATGCTCGAACTCGATCATGATCCGCCGGTCGGCGGGGTCGGCCGGGTCCAGTTCGGCCAGGTCGATCCGGCCGCGCCCGGGCATGTGGTGCTCCCCGGACAGGAACGGCAGCGCGAACGCCCGCCGCGGCAGCGCCTCCAGCTCCCCGTCCGGCACCAGCCGGTGCACCAGGGACCGGTCCAAACCGAACGCCGCCGGGTCCCGGTACGCCTCGGTGAACGCCCCGGTGGCGTCCCACACCGCGTCCAGCGCCGCCCGCACCGCCTGCGGCGGCAGCCCCGACCGGCGGCCCGCCCAGCGCACCCAGGCGGCCAGCACGTGCGGCATCGCGTCCTGCTCGGCCGGCGACAGCAGCACCTTGCGGGGCAGCCAGTCCAGCAGGAACCGCTCGCACTTGACCGGGCTGACCCGCAGCGGCCGCCCCTGGTCCTGCTCGCAGCCGTACTCGATGATCCGGTCCACGCAGCGGCCCGCGGCGGAACGATCCGACAGGTCCTCGGCCTCGTCGGAGGCCAGGAACCGCGCCGCCAGCGTCGCCCGCCGGTCCCGCCCGTACACCGGCGGGGCGGGCAGCCGATATCCCGGCGGCAGCGCCCGCATCCGCGCGCGCAGGAACGCGTGGTAGGCCGGGAACGTCTCCGGCACCGGCGGGTCGGCGGCCGCCCCGGTGACCGCCAGCCCGCGTTCCAGCAGGGCCCGGGCCCGCGGCGGGTCCAGCGGCTCGAACCGCATCAGCGGGTTGGTCCGCTCGTCCTGCCGGCAGTGCTCCAGCAGCCGGTCGACCTGTGAGGACACCCAGGCGTCGCGGACCATCCCGGACCGGTTGTGATCGACCTGGACGACCAGCGCGTGCCGGTCCGTCCCGTCGTAGCTGTAGACGCACACCAGCGTGTCCTGGTCGCCGAAGACGTCCCGGGAGGTGAAGCAGTCCTCGGGGGCCACCATCCCGACCCGGTCCGCCCAGCCCGGCCGGGCCACCCCGCGGTCCATCAGCGCCAGCGCGGCCCGCTCGGCCATCGCCGCCTGCCGGGCGGTGCCCAGGCAGGCGATCCCGGTCAGCAGCGCCAGCGCCGCCGGGGTGCCGGCCCGCCCGGCGTGCTCGACCAGCCGCTCGCCGACGATCTCCTCCACGTCCCCGGCCGCCGTCCGCTGCCCCCACCAGGTGCCCAGCACCTCGCTGACGATCAGCTCGGCGTCCAGCGGGCTGCGCACGGCCAGCAGTTCTCGGGCGTGCCGCAGCAGGTCGTCGAAGATGCCGGTGATCTCGTCCGGCGCCCTGCGGCGGTCCCCGGAGGGGCGGCTACGGGGGCTCACGCCTCAACCTTCTCAGACTGGATCGGGTCCGTGATCAGGCGGGGTCCGGCGGAACGGTCGCCCGGCACGCGACGGGACCGGACGGCGCGGCGGCCGACCGGAGGAACGGTGCGGTGCGGGTGGGAACGGCTCATGCTCGCGGGCCCACCCTACCGTCGTCCCCGGCGGGGACGCGTGCCGCCCGGCGTGTCGCCGGCTCAGCGGGCGGCGTCGGGCCCGGGCGGGGCGGCGCGCTCGCGCTCCCGGCCGCCCCACGGGCCGACCCGGCCCGACGGCGGCTCGGACTTGACCATCCCGATCAGATGCTCGCGGGCCATCCGTTCGACCACCGCGGGCGTGGGCTCGACCCCCAGGTGCGTCATGCACGCCAGCACGTCGGCGACGCACCGGCGCACGGTCTCGGCGGACAGCGGGGCGAACTCCGCCACCAGGCGTCGCGACAGCCGCTCGCGGGTCTCCTCGCGGGCGTCGCCTCGCCGGTCGGCCAGCACGCGCATTCGGCACCCCCTGATCTGCGCCGGTCCATGCCGGGGCGCGCCCTGCGCCCGCAGGGCCGGCGCGCGGGCTCACCGCCCATTCCAGCGTTTTCGCAGGAAGTGTCAAGGGTCGAGCGAGTCTGGAAATCCAGACTTTACAGAACGTTCCGGGCGTGGATCCGAGTCCTTGACCATTTCGTCGAGCCATCCGGCGTGATGGCGGGCCGCCCAGCCGGAATCCACCCGGCCGTGCCACATCGCCCCCATCGCGCCCCGGTCGCGCAGCGCGTACCACAAATGCCCCACGACCACGACGAACAGCGCGACGGTCAGCCAGTCGTGCACGAACGTCGCCCCCGTGCGCCAATCCACCGGCCACGGATCCGGGAACGTCAGCATCGTCCCGGTGCCCAGCATCAGCAGGATCGCCCCGGCCGTGAACGCGGCGTTCAGCTTCTGCCCCGGATTGAACTTGCCGACCGGGACGACCGCGCGCCCGGAGACGACCGCCCGCCGGTCCGCGCGCCGCAGCCATTCCCAGTCCCGCGGCCCGAACCGGTCGAGCCGCCGCACGTCCTCGCGGAACGTCCGGGAGAACCAGCCCGCCAGCACAGGCACCGGCAAGGCGAAACCCGCCCAGATGTGCAGGGTACGCAGCAGGTTCCGCCGCCCCACCAGCGTGGACAGGTCCGGAACATAAAGGCAGGCCGCGGTGCCCAGGCACACCAGCATCAGCACCGCGGTGGCATGGTGCACCGCCCGCTGGCCCCCGGTGAACCGGGTGATCGTCTCAGGTCGGCTCATCGGTCCGCCCGTTCGACCGTCCCACCCACGCGTCGATGTCGTAGCCGCGGCGCTCCCAGTAGCCGGGGACCACCCTGTCGGCCACCTCGATCTCCCCGAGCCACTTCAGCGACTTGTACGCGTACATCGGCGCCACGTACAACCGCACCGGCCCGCCGTGGTCGTGGGTCACCGGCCCGCCGAGCATTCCCGTCGCCACCAGCACGTCACGCCGCCGCGCCTGTTCCATCGTCAGCGACTCGGCGTAGGCCCCGTCGAACGACCGGAACAACACCGCCCGCGCCCCGGCCCGCACCCCGACCGCATCCAGCAGATCCGGCAATGCCACCCCCACCCAGGCGACGTCTTCCACCCGCCACCCGGTGACACATTGAAAATCCCGCGTCATCTGCGTCTGCGGCAACGATTTCTGCAGTTCGGCGAAGGTGAACGTCCGGGGCCGATCCACCATCCCGCCGACCTTCAACCGGTAGTCCCGCGGGGTCCGCCGTTCGACCTCGTCCACCACCGAATAGAACCGGAAACCGCCGGCCCCCGGCAGCACCTGATCCAGCTCCCCGATCGGCGCCAGGGCGGTGTTCACCTTCTGCTGGGCGGCCGCCCCCACGGCCACCCCGGCGGCCCCCAGCCCCAGCATCCCCAGCACGATCCGCCGCCCCACCGGCGCTCCGCGCAAATCCTCGCTGCTCACCCGCCCATCGAACACCCGGACACGACCCCGGGGACAGCGCGAGGACGGCGCCGTAAGAATTCCGTCACAACCGGCGCACGGCCTATAGCGCAGAGCCTTCAGGGGCAAAGGTTGTCTTTGACAGTCCTGATCCTGAAGATTCCAGTGAGGCCGATCGTTAGGATGCGCTCAGTGGGCGGGCAACGACGCCCGCCGATCCCCTGGAGTCGGACCGTCGGTCCGTGCCGCCGTCCAGGGGTAGAGGGGAGATCGTTCAGTGGGTGACGCGGATGGTGCGGTCGAATCGGAGCTGATCCGTCTCAGCGAACTCTCCCTGTCGGAGATCCGGTCTCTCGACGGCACGGTGCTCGGCGAGGCGCTGCGACGCATCCGGGCCGAAAGCGAGGGCGGGTACGAGGCGGTCGCCAGATTCGACTCGGCTCTGCACGGGCCCGCCCGGTGACGGACGGCGCCCGGCCGCACGAGCGACGTTGAGCGCCTCCGCGGAGAACGCCGCCGTCCCGGCCGTGCCGGAATGGCCCGAGCACGGCCTGGACGTCGACGCGCTGGCGGCCGGCGGCTGGCGGCCGGTCCC is a genomic window containing:
- a CDS encoding cytochrome b/b6 domain-containing protein — protein: MSRPETITRFTGGQRAVHHATAVLMLVCLGTAACLYVPDLSTLVGRRNLLRTLHIWAGFALPVPVLAGWFSRTFREDVRRLDRFGPRDWEWLRRADRRAVVSGRAVVPVGKFNPGQKLNAAFTAGAILLMLGTGTMLTFPDPWPVDWRTGATFVHDWLTVALFVVVVGHLWYALRDRGAMGAMWHGRVDSGWAARHHAGWLDEMVKDSDPRPERSVKSGFPDSLDP
- a CDS encoding molybdopterin-dependent oxidoreductase; amino-acid sequence: MSSEDLRGAPVGRRIVLGMLGLGAAGVAVGAAAQQKVNTALAPIGELDQVLPGAGGFRFYSVVDEVERRTPRDYRLKVGGMVDRPRTFTFAELQKSLPQTQMTRDFQCVTGWRVEDVAWVGVALPDLLDAVGVRAGARAVLFRSFDGAYAESLTMEQARRRDVLVATGMLGGPVTHDHGGPVRLYVAPMYAYKSLKWLGEIEVADRVVPGYWERRGYDIDAWVGRSNGRTDEPT
- the fxsA gene encoding FxSxx-COOH cyclophane-containing RiPP peptide — its product is MGDADGAVESELIRLSELSLSEIRSLDGTVLGEALRRIRAESEGGYEAVARFDSALHGPAR